Proteins encoded within one genomic window of Ranitomeya variabilis isolate aRanVar5 chromosome 4, aRanVar5.hap1, whole genome shotgun sequence:
- the LOC143767619 gene encoding uncharacterized protein LOC143767619 isoform X2 yields MEIFFPLKNSFLKHQKIHTTEKRFSCSKCGKYFKHKCNLVRHQRTHTGEKPFSCSECGKCFNQKSNFVNHRRTHTGEKPFSCSECGKCFNQKSSFVNHQRTHTGEKPFSCSECGKCFNQKSSFVNHQRTHTGEKPFSCSECGKCFNQKSNFVNHQRTHTGEKPFFCSECGKCFNQKSSFVNHQRTHTGEKPFSCSECGKCFNRKAYLDDHQRTHTGEKPFSCSECEKCFVNKSNLLSHQKTHIGE; encoded by the coding sequence ATGGAAAtattttttcccctcaaaaattcgtttcttaaacatcaaaaaattcacacaacggagaaaagattttcttgttccaagtgtgggaaatattttaaacatAAATGTAATCTCGtcagacaccagagaactcacacaggggagaagcctttttcctgttcagaatgtgggaaatgttttaaccagaaatcaaactTTGTTAATCACCggcgaacccacacaggggagaagcctttttcctgttcagaatgtggaaagtgttttaaccagaaatcaagttTTGTTAATCACCagcgaacccacacaggggagaaacctttttcctgttcagaatgtggaaagtgttttaaccagaaatcaagttttgttaatcaccagagaactcacacaggggagaagcctttttcctgttcagaatgtgggaaatgttttaaccagaaatcaaattttgttaatcaccagagaactcacacaggggagaaaccttttttctgttccgaatgtgggaagtgttttaaccagaaatcaagttttgttaatcaccagagaactcacacaggggagaagcctttttcctgttcagaatgtgggaaatgttttaaccgaaaagCGTATCTGGAtgatcaccagagaactcacacaggggagaagccgttttcatgttcagaatgtgagaaatgttttgtgaATAAATCAAATCTCCTTAGTCATCAGAAAACTCACATAGGGGAGTag